A stretch of the Candidatus Tanganyikabacteria bacterium genome encodes the following:
- a CDS encoding ABC transporter ATP-binding protein yields MSHEFEEEDLGRVYDPHLLRRLLGYARPHALTLGLCVVLLLAVSALELAQPYIVKVAIDQEIAGPGGTPGGLPGLAALYLACLAASGCIGYVNSLLIQGTGQRIVQTIRQDLFAHLQRLSLAFFDRNPVGRLVTRVANDTETLNEMYTSVLVNLFRDVFVIAGTLAVMLHLDWRLALIGMGMLPVIAVAAFVFQRLIRAAWRVVRVRLARVNATLAENFSGMRIIHAFGRQQRQLREFREVNDALYEASWAQLRLAMVFRPLIELLSQLALAGLLWYGGLLALDGAVALGTLYAFTSYLRQLYNPIGELAEKFNILQAAMASGERLVQLLDTPPDVEDPPSAAGSLPPGAIAGSAGGRIDLRGVHFSYRRPGNGTGPAMPGDPMSRDAAEGAEAAPSWVLRDVTLAVAPGQTVAFVGHTGAGKSTILNLIARFYDVQEGQVLLDGADVRALRQADVRRALGIVLQEPFLFTGTIADNIRLDLPLDDEQVAAKLREAGGAHLLAALPDGVRTAVSERGSSLSTGERQIVCFARALARDPAILVLDEATASVDSHTEQSIQEALLGRSGRRTTLIVAHRLATVQHADQIVVLHKGRVREVGTHLDLLARAGLYHKLWMLQSVTEPAAHETPASY; encoded by the coding sequence ATGAGCCACGAGTTCGAGGAAGAGGACCTCGGCCGGGTCTACGATCCGCACCTGCTGCGCCGCCTGCTCGGCTACGCCCGGCCGCACGCCCTGACCCTCGGGCTGTGCGTCGTGCTGCTGCTGGCCGTCAGCGCCCTGGAACTCGCCCAGCCCTACATCGTCAAGGTCGCCATCGACCAGGAGATCGCCGGCCCGGGCGGCACCCCCGGCGGGCTTCCGGGGCTGGCCGCGCTCTACCTCGCCTGCCTTGCGGCCTCCGGTTGCATCGGCTACGTCAACTCGCTGCTGATCCAGGGGACGGGCCAGCGAATCGTGCAGACCATCCGCCAGGACCTGTTCGCCCACCTGCAGAGGCTGTCCCTGGCGTTCTTCGATCGCAACCCCGTCGGCCGCCTGGTGACGCGCGTCGCCAACGACACCGAGACGCTCAACGAGATGTACACCAGCGTGCTGGTGAACCTCTTCAGGGACGTGTTCGTCATCGCGGGCACGCTCGCGGTGATGCTGCACCTCGACTGGCGGCTGGCGCTCATCGGGATGGGCATGCTGCCGGTGATCGCGGTGGCGGCGTTCGTGTTCCAGCGCCTCATCCGGGCCGCATGGCGCGTGGTGCGGGTGCGCCTGGCCCGCGTGAACGCCACGCTAGCCGAGAATTTCTCGGGGATGCGCATCATCCACGCCTTCGGCCGGCAGCAACGGCAACTGCGAGAGTTCCGGGAAGTCAACGACGCGCTCTACGAGGCATCCTGGGCGCAGCTGCGCCTGGCGATGGTCTTCCGGCCGCTGATCGAGCTGCTGAGCCAGCTCGCCTTGGCGGGCCTCCTGTGGTACGGCGGGCTGCTCGCCCTGGACGGGGCGGTCGCCCTGGGGACGCTGTACGCGTTCACGTCCTATCTCCGGCAGCTCTACAACCCGATCGGCGAGCTGGCCGAGAAGTTCAACATCCTGCAAGCGGCCATGGCGAGCGGCGAGCGCCTGGTGCAACTGCTCGACACGCCCCCGGACGTCGAGGACCCGCCGAGCGCGGCGGGGAGCCTCCCGCCCGGGGCGATCGCGGGATCCGCCGGCGGGCGAATCGACCTGCGCGGAGTGCACTTCTCGTACCGGCGGCCCGGAAACGGCACCGGGCCGGCGATGCCCGGCGACCCCATGTCGCGCGACGCGGCGGAGGGCGCGGAAGCCGCGCCCTCCTGGGTCCTGCGGGACGTGACCCTGGCCGTCGCCCCCGGCCAGACCGTCGCGTTCGTGGGGCACACGGGCGCGGGCAAGTCGACGATCCTGAACCTGATCGCCCGGTTCTATGACGTCCAGGAAGGGCAGGTGCTGCTCGACGGCGCGGACGTGCGCGCCTTGCGCCAGGCCGACGTGCGGCGGGCCCTGGGCATCGTGCTCCAGGAGCCCTTCCTGTTCACCGGAACGATAGCCGACAACATCCGGCTGGATCTGCCGCTCGACGACGAGCAGGTGGCGGCGAAGTTGCGGGAAGCCGGCGGCGCGCACCTCCTGGCAGCCCTGCCGGACGGCGTCCGCACGGCGGTTTCGGAGCGGGGTTCGAGCCTGTCCACGGGCGAGCGGCAGATCGTCTGCTTCGCCCGCGCCCTGGCTCGCGATCCGGCGATCCTGGTGCTCGACGAGGCGACGGCCAGCGTCGACTCGCACACCGAGCAATCGATCCAGGAAGCTCTGCTGGGGCGCTCCGGCCGGCGCACGACCTTGATCGTCGCGCACCGCCTCGCCACGGTGCAGCACGCCGACCAGATCGTCGTGCTGCACAAGGGGCGGGTCCGGGAGGTGGGCACCCACCTGGATCTCCTGGCTCGCGCGGGCCTGTACCACAAGCTGTGGATGTTGCAATCCGTAACCGAACCGGCCGCCCATGAGACGCCTGCGAGCTACTAA
- a CDS encoding ABC transporter ATP-binding protein, translating to MSPDIKALASLLRPYARRYAIGGLMLLCCDLAQLAAPRIVGDIIDALHQRLMSPARLIEMLGLLLGLAAGIAFFRVAWRYFVFGTARMVERDLRERLYAHLQTLSAAFYTRKKVGDLMAHATNDVNAIRALAAEGVMAGLDGPIYIVCVLSVMLALDWQLTLFALAPLPLIAFLTGKLGQQVHRRYKHVQEAFSDLSDRAQEAIAGIRIVKGFGQEQGEIARFSAVADTYRRRFMGMERFHSAFDPVIAILAGTSTAITLAYGGMLVREGTLTLGNLVTFLGWLHMLTWPMLAVSWAYNLVQRAKASMARLAELFAEKPDVSDAPGALALAGAAVRGGLVVRNLSFSYDGKREVLSGIDLEVAPGQVLGVVGRTGSGKTTLGALLMRFYEPPRGTVFLDEVDVRDLAVEGLRRAIGYVPQDGFLFSRTLEQNVDFGSATHGTDAVRHALGLAAITEEVAGLPAGHLTILGERGVTLSGGQRQRVAIARALIQEPPLLIFDDCLSAVDAETENRILGALRQFARGRTTVLIAHRLSIVRHADWIVVLDGGRIVEQGRHAALAAGDGDYARMWRQQQLEAALEAEA from the coding sequence ATGTCGCCGGATATCAAGGCTCTCGCGAGCCTGCTACGCCCCTACGCCCGCCGGTACGCCATCGGCGGGCTGATGCTCCTTTGCTGCGATCTGGCGCAACTCGCGGCCCCGCGCATCGTCGGCGACATCATCGACGCCCTTCACCAGCGGCTCATGTCACCGGCTCGCCTGATCGAGATGCTGGGCCTCCTGCTGGGGCTCGCGGCCGGTATCGCGTTCTTCCGCGTCGCCTGGCGCTACTTCGTGTTCGGCACGGCGCGGATGGTGGAGCGCGACCTCCGGGAGCGGCTTTACGCCCACCTGCAGACGCTTTCGGCGGCCTTCTACACGCGCAAGAAGGTTGGCGACCTGATGGCGCACGCGACCAACGACGTGAACGCCATCCGCGCTCTCGCGGCCGAAGGCGTGATGGCGGGCCTCGACGGTCCCATCTACATCGTGTGCGTCCTGTCGGTGATGCTGGCGCTCGACTGGCAGCTCACGCTATTCGCCCTGGCGCCGTTGCCGCTCATCGCCTTCCTCACGGGCAAGCTCGGGCAGCAGGTGCACCGGCGCTACAAGCACGTCCAGGAGGCGTTCTCCGACCTGTCCGACCGGGCGCAGGAGGCCATCGCGGGAATCCGCATCGTCAAGGGTTTCGGGCAGGAGCAGGGCGAGATCGCCCGCTTCTCGGCGGTGGCCGACACGTACCGGCGCCGCTTCATGGGGATGGAGCGCTTCCACTCGGCATTCGATCCGGTTATCGCCATCCTCGCCGGCACCAGCACGGCCATTACCCTGGCCTACGGCGGCATGCTGGTCAGGGAGGGGACGCTGACGCTGGGGAACCTGGTCACCTTCCTCGGCTGGCTGCACATGCTCACCTGGCCGATGCTGGCGGTGTCCTGGGCCTACAACCTCGTGCAGCGCGCCAAGGCCTCGATGGCGCGCCTGGCCGAACTCTTCGCCGAGAAGCCCGACGTCTCCGACGCGCCCGGTGCCCTGGCGCTTGCTGGCGCGGCGGTACGCGGGGGCCTCGTGGTCCGCAACCTGTCGTTCTCCTACGACGGCAAGCGCGAGGTCCTCTCCGGCATCGACCTGGAAGTCGCGCCCGGCCAGGTACTCGGCGTCGTCGGTCGGACCGGGTCGGGCAAGACCACCCTCGGGGCATTGCTCATGCGCTTCTACGAGCCGCCGCGGGGGACCGTCTTCCTCGATGAAGTGGACGTCCGCGATCTGGCGGTCGAGGGTCTGCGCCGGGCCATCGGCTACGTGCCGCAGGACGGCTTCCTCTTCTCGCGCACCCTCGAGCAGAACGTCGACTTCGGCTCGGCTACCCACGGGACCGACGCGGTGCGGCATGCGCTGGGCCTTGCGGCCATCACCGAGGAAGTCGCCGGCCTCCCCGCGGGCCACCTGACCATCCTGGGAGAGCGCGGCGTGACGCTCTCGGGCGGCCAGCGCCAGCGGGTGGCCATCGCCCGCGCCCTGATTCAGGAGCCGCCCCTGCTGATCTTCGACGACTGCCTGTCCGCGGTGGACGCCGAGACCGAGAACCGCATCCTCGGGGCGCTGCGGCAGTTCGCGCGCGGCCGCACGACGGTGCTGATCGCCCACCGCCTGTCGATCGTGCGCCATGCCGACTGGATCGTCGTGCTCGACGGCGGCCGGATCGTCGAGCAGGGCCGCCATGCGGCGCTCGCCGCGGGGGATGGCGATTACGCCCGGATGTGGCGGCAGCAGCAACTGGAAGCCGCCCTGGAAGCGGAAGCATGA
- a CDS encoding PD-(D/E)XK nuclease family protein produces MVVDWKTGDRPVSAETLSSDPQAWFYRTLSAATFTNGGGHPGIRISFRYVERGETVSVDFAEDDFAEAIQRILGVARSIREGLTQLHAGAPLDEAFPRWTGLRCRGRQMRLHCDMGAPTVPPASPATR; encoded by the coding sequence GTGGTCGTGGACTGGAAGACGGGTGATCGCCCCGTTTCGGCCGAAACTCTGTCCTCCGATCCCCAGGCATGGTTCTACCGGACGCTGTCGGCGGCCACGTTCACGAACGGCGGCGGGCACCCGGGCATCCGGATCTCGTTCCGGTACGTCGAACGGGGCGAGACCGTGAGCGTCGACTTCGCGGAAGACGACTTCGCGGAGGCCATCCAGCGGATCCTCGGCGTCGCCCGCTCGATCCGGGAAGGGCTAACCCAGCTTCATGCCGGGGCACCCCTTGACGAAGCGTTCCCGCGATGGACCGGGCTACGGTGTAGAGGGCGTCAGATGCGTCTGCACTGCGACATGGGCGCACCGACCGTGCCTCCTGCTTCGCCGGCCACGAGATAG
- a CDS encoding transposase gives MPAIAAGPFRGPGRKVVLAVEPGHRESTEGWSAFLRDLKERGMNCPRLFIGDGHPGIWGAVANIFPGAEEQRSRIPRPRSEREQMIANGPRGRRATPLDGADVTAGRTWPCRDEHVNSRGGARWPPLERPWASRRMTAAYRAFRIWPRIPALRAT, from the coding sequence ATGCCTGCCATCGCGGCTGGCCCCTTCCGCGGACCCGGGCGCAAGGTCGTGCTCGCCGTCGAGCCTGGACACCGCGAGTCCACCGAGGGCTGGTCGGCCTTTCTGCGCGACCTCAAGGAGCGTGGGATGAACTGCCCGCGCTTGTTCATCGGCGACGGCCATCCCGGCATCTGGGGCGCAGTTGCGAACATCTTCCCCGGCGCCGAAGAGCAGCGCTCGCGGATCCCGCGGCCAAGGAGTGAACGGGAACAGATGATCGCAAACGGCCCGAGAGGTCGTCGCGCAACTCCCCTTGACGGGGCGGACGTGACGGCTGGTCGAACATGGCCTTGCCGCGATGAGCACGTGAACTCGAGGGGTGGCGCTCGATGGCCACCCCTCGAGCGTCCCTGGGCAAGCCGTCGGATGACGGCAGCGTACCGGGCGTTCAGGATTTGGCCACGGATTCCGGCCTTGCGTGCGACCTAG
- a CDS encoding type II toxin-antitoxin system Phd/YefM family antitoxin has translation MDPLHVNEDILPIGEFKTHASRLLKKLRDTRRPLVITQNGRPAAVLITPEEFDRLRAHGRFVEAVSRGLEDSEAGRTLPDEDLDAELDDLFGPAEQK, from the coding sequence ATGGATCCCCTCCACGTGAACGAGGATATCCTCCCGATCGGGGAGTTCAAGACCCACGCATCCCGCCTGCTCAAGAAGCTCCGCGACACCCGGCGCCCGCTCGTGATCACGCAGAACGGAAGGCCCGCCGCGGTGTTGATCACCCCCGAGGAGTTCGACCGCCTCCGCGCTCACGGGCGGTTCGTCGAGGCCGTTAGCCGTGGGCTCGAGGACTCGGAGGCCGGGCGAACTCTCCCGGACGAGGATCTGGACGCCGAACTCGATGACCTCTTCGGACCCGCCGAACAGAAGTGA
- a CDS encoding type II toxin-antitoxin system RelE/ParE family toxin yields the protein MRLCWTQQARADLRQIGAFIAERNPAAARQWIERLRARARQAAQMPDSAAQLASPRARPQAPGRSVLGART from the coding sequence GTGAGGCTCTGCTGGACGCAGCAGGCCCGCGCCGATCTGCGGCAGATCGGCGCTTTCATCGCCGAACGTAACCCAGCAGCGGCCCGCCAATGGATTGAACGCCTGCGAGCCCGTGCCAGGCAGGCGGCGCAGATGCCTGATAGCGCCGCTCAGTTGGCCTCGCCCCGCGCGCGCCCACAGGCCCCGGGCCGCAGCGTACTCGGCGCGCGTACGTGA
- a CDS encoding type II toxin-antitoxin system RelE/ParE family toxin, translating into MPEFGREDLREFTIRGYRLVYRILRNRVEVLIARL; encoded by the coding sequence GTGCCCGAGTTTGGCCGCGAGGACTTGCGAGAGTTCACCATACGGGGCTACCGCCTGGTCTACAGGATCTTGAGGAATCGAGTCGAGGTTCTGATAGCGCGGCTCTGA
- a CDS encoding type II toxin-antitoxin system HicB family antitoxin, whose product MQEQTGPDSFCAYAPDIENCVAAGDSVEEAVSLFRQTVELHMQDLRAEGRELPVPRSVVSTIDVTDVA is encoded by the coding sequence ATCCAAGAGCAAACCGGTCCGGATTCGTTCTGCGCCTATGCGCCCGACATCGAGAACTGCGTCGCGGCCGGCGATTCCGTGGAGGAAGCGGTGAGCCTGTTTCGCCAGACGGTCGAGCTGCATATGCAGGACCTGCGGGCAGAGGGGCGGGAGCTTCCCGTACCGCGTTCGGTTGTCTCGACCATCGACGTCACGGACGTCGCCTGA
- a CDS encoding TldD/PmbA family protein, whose translation MLDATLLADNQKTEGDLRDLCQETVEAALAAGATAAEAFAARRRTREVAFEKNDLNLAKADDELQIGLRVFVGQSMAFVTTNDPASAREVARQGVTIARVSPPDPHNGLPAPEPIPAVSGLFDGAIATREIPDLTELASRLADEAYRADARISIDGIRLSVEEAIEAIHTSAGTHASASATYTSGFVMGMAKEGDDVGSFTYDGAAASEWAAFEPEMLAGVRRFAEKAVGALHPRKGRSFRGTVILPPETVGDLLVEPLLAAICADAVRKGRSPLRGKEGEQVASKLFGLRDPGTAMGSYRIAGFDREGMPVRLLDLVVGGELRTFLYDAYEARVAGRRSTGHGRGSAGGPPRLSPGLAEVLPGDRPSAELERAAGLALIVPRFSGRVEMATGDFSGVVKGGFLLDGGERIPVTETTIAGNLYDALKSVSAVSSDRQVLFGAHAYPTVVLEGIDVTAG comes from the coding sequence GTGCTGGACGCAACTTTACTCGCAGACAACCAGAAGACCGAGGGCGACCTCCGCGACCTGTGCCAGGAGACGGTCGAGGCGGCACTCGCCGCGGGAGCCACGGCGGCCGAGGCCTTTGCGGCGCGGCGGCGCACTCGCGAGGTCGCGTTCGAAAAGAACGACCTCAACCTCGCGAAGGCCGACGACGAGTTGCAGATCGGCCTGCGCGTATTCGTGGGGCAGAGCATGGCGTTCGTCACGACCAACGACCCGGCCTCGGCGCGCGAGGTGGCCCGGCAGGGCGTCACGATAGCTCGGGTGTCGCCGCCGGATCCGCACAACGGCCTCCCCGCTCCGGAGCCGATTCCCGCCGTGTCGGGGCTCTTCGACGGGGCGATCGCGACCCGCGAGATCCCCGATCTGACCGAACTGGCGAGCCGCCTCGCGGACGAGGCCTACCGGGCGGACGCGCGCATCAGCATCGACGGCATCCGCCTGTCGGTCGAGGAGGCGATAGAAGCCATCCACACCTCGGCGGGCACGCACGCCAGCGCCAGTGCGACTTACACGAGCGGTTTCGTGATGGGCATGGCCAAGGAGGGCGACGACGTCGGCTCTTTCACCTATGACGGCGCGGCCGCGTCCGAGTGGGCGGCCTTCGAACCTGAGATGCTGGCGGGCGTGCGGCGCTTCGCCGAGAAGGCGGTCGGGGCGCTGCATCCTCGCAAGGGCCGGAGTTTCCGCGGTACGGTGATCTTGCCGCCCGAGACCGTGGGGGATCTGCTCGTCGAGCCGTTGCTGGCCGCGATCTGCGCGGATGCGGTGCGCAAGGGGCGCAGCCCCCTTCGCGGCAAGGAGGGCGAGCAGGTCGCCTCGAAGCTTTTCGGGCTCAGGGACCCGGGTACGGCCATGGGGAGCTACCGCATCGCCGGCTTCGATCGCGAAGGCATGCCCGTTCGGCTCCTCGACCTGGTGGTCGGCGGCGAACTGCGGACCTTCCTGTACGACGCCTATGAGGCGCGGGTAGCGGGGCGCCGGTCCACCGGCCACGGCCGCGGCAGCGCCGGCGGGCCGCCGCGGCTGTCGCCCGGCCTGGCCGAGGTGCTTCCGGGCGATCGGCCGAGCGCCGAACTCGAGCGGGCGGCCGGCCTCGCGCTGATCGTGCCGCGCTTCTCGGGCCGCGTCGAGATGGCCACGGGCGACTTCTCGGGAGTGGTCAAGGGCGGGTTCCTGCTGGACGGAGGCGAGCGCATCCCGGTCACCGAAACCACCATCGCCGGCAACCTCTACGACGCCCTGAAGAGCGTCAGCGCCGTGTCCAGCGATCGGCAGGTCCTGTTCGGCGCGCACGCGTACCCCACGGTGGTGCTCGAAGGCATCGACGTCACGGCGGGCTAG
- a CDS encoding TldD/PmbA family protein, giving the protein MRDILEDLAAKAGGFVELRYHRKETRRFDVERGRVENAAIQQRAGVSVRVLEEGTWGFAATSDPAAAAVSKAIDTARSAARASAAYRRNKINALPQGQPARGRFEEPGYAELYEKALEAKIDVVLQAEREAREASSQVETARASYAEIFEEKAIVTSDGASADIRIVRPEFRVNAVANGVHRATYSEMIGVTGGWECVFQRSPAEMAEKASRSAVELAAADYAPGGRYKVILAPSIVGLLVHEAIGHTVEADFVLAGSAAAGRVGQRVGSEMVTLCDSGHSEHLPHAGGTIPVDDEGMLTQRTVIIREGILESYLHNRETAAHFGVSPTGNARAWEYADEPLIRMRNTYLEPGEKTLEELISEIDDGFLLDGPLNGQADANAEFMFVAARAQRIRHGKLAEVLRGAAVTGNAFDVLLSVDGISREFKWDMGSGYCGKGQPMKVDAGGPYVRCEVLIGGRS; this is encoded by the coding sequence ATGCGCGACATCCTTGAAGATCTGGCGGCCAAGGCCGGCGGCTTCGTGGAACTGCGATATCACCGCAAGGAGACGCGGCGCTTCGACGTCGAGCGGGGCCGGGTGGAGAACGCGGCCATCCAGCAGCGCGCCGGCGTCTCGGTTCGGGTCCTGGAAGAAGGCACCTGGGGCTTTGCCGCCACCAGCGATCCCGCCGCGGCAGCCGTCTCGAAGGCCATCGACACGGCCCGCTCCGCTGCGCGGGCGTCAGCGGCATACCGCCGCAACAAGATCAATGCGCTTCCCCAGGGGCAGCCAGCGCGCGGCCGGTTCGAAGAGCCGGGCTACGCGGAACTGTACGAGAAGGCGCTCGAGGCGAAGATCGACGTGGTCCTGCAGGCCGAGCGCGAGGCCCGGGAGGCTTCGTCCCAGGTAGAGACGGCCCGCGCCTCCTACGCCGAGATCTTCGAGGAGAAGGCCATCGTCACTTCCGACGGCGCCTCGGCCGACATCCGGATCGTGCGGCCAGAGTTCCGGGTCAACGCGGTCGCCAACGGCGTCCACCGCGCCACCTATTCCGAGATGATCGGCGTGACGGGCGGCTGGGAGTGCGTCTTCCAGCGCTCGCCGGCTGAAATGGCCGAGAAGGCGTCGCGCTCGGCGGTCGAGCTGGCGGCGGCGGACTACGCCCCGGGCGGGCGTTACAAGGTCATTCTCGCCCCCAGCATCGTGGGCCTGCTCGTGCACGAAGCCATCGGCCACACGGTGGAGGCCGACTTCGTTCTGGCGGGATCAGCCGCAGCCGGCCGCGTCGGCCAGCGCGTCGGGAGCGAGATGGTCACGCTCTGCGATTCCGGCCATTCCGAGCACCTGCCCCACGCCGGCGGCACCATCCCGGTGGACGACGAGGGCATGCTCACACAGCGCACGGTCATCATCCGGGAGGGAATCCTCGAGAGCTACCTGCACAACCGCGAGACCGCCGCCCACTTCGGCGTGTCCCCGACTGGCAATGCGCGGGCCTGGGAATATGCCGACGAGCCGCTGATTCGCATGCGCAACACGTACCTCGAGCCGGGCGAGAAGACCCTCGAGGAGCTCATCTCCGAGATCGACGACGGCTTCTTGCTGGACGGGCCGCTCAATGGCCAGGCCGACGCCAACGCCGAGTTCATGTTCGTGGCGGCCCGCGCCCAGCGGATCCGCCACGGCAAGCTCGCCGAAGTGCTGCGCGGCGCGGCCGTGACGGGCAACGCGTTCGACGTGCTGCTGTCGGTAGACGGCATCTCGCGGGAATTCAAGTGGGACATGGGCTCGGGCTACTGCGGGAAGGGCCAGCCCATGAAAGTGGATGCCGGCGGGCCGTACGTCCGGTGCGAAGTCCTCATCGGCGGCCGGAGCTAG
- a CDS encoding PaaI family thioesterase, with translation MTFRWPADLPPGLLPYERTLGATLGIELGEVGPDRAVARLPVTDAVRQAYGALHGGAIASLAESITSMGTCTALDMSREVAFGQEISYSLLRTVWEGHVEAVATPLHKGRTVWVWDVRVADAGGRLVAVARCSIAVRPRRD, from the coding sequence ATGACCTTTCGCTGGCCTGCCGACCTGCCGCCGGGGCTCCTGCCCTACGAGCGCACCCTGGGCGCCACCCTCGGGATCGAACTCGGCGAAGTGGGCCCGGATCGCGCCGTCGCCCGCCTCCCCGTCACGGACGCCGTCCGCCAGGCCTACGGCGCGCTGCACGGCGGGGCCATCGCGTCGCTGGCCGAGTCCATCACCTCGATGGGGACGTGCACCGCGCTGGACATGTCTCGCGAAGTGGCCTTCGGCCAGGAGATCAGCTACTCGTTGCTGCGCACCGTGTGGGAAGGCCACGTCGAAGCGGTCGCCACTCCCCTCCACAAGGGCCGCACCGTCTGGGTCTGGGACGTGCGCGTCGCGGACGCGGGCGGCAGGCTAGTCGCGGTCGCCCGCTGTTCGATCGCCGTCCGGCCGCGCCGGGACTAG
- a CDS encoding DUF342 domain-containing protein, which produces MDLDALKSAGQKLALHVSDDKLVATVTVPPGYQPTEHELEDLLRNAGVVEGVDPDAIAALAANPAGGEHVLARGVLPEPSVDADIELHFDPNPVPQPRIDDDGRAHYFELGGIPTCAAGDILARKRPARQGAPGRTVYGDYLDAKVPREAHLVAGANTKLIDDEAGEALVAERAGQPVRRGTMVMVRDVYIVPGDLDVSVGNIDYNGAVVVHGKVNEQLVLRAKGDITIDGNVESATVVCGGDLTVKGGILRESKVVVSGSLRTRFIERSQVQVEHHAFVQEDVLFSEVEIGGNLEVQSGIVGGKCQIAGYVRAAYLGKRLGTPTALEVGSLAKWNERLQAAEADLHEAQDELVKAMEPLQELLVLEAGGGLDDKARALKERLERSAEQTRARIAERLKATLRLKGSIQSLPVPKVLTPGGVIHPGVQVQIRNAYWKAESTTRASTLSEHRGEIEVY; this is translated from the coding sequence GTGGACCTCGATGCGCTCAAGTCGGCTGGCCAGAAACTCGCGCTCCACGTCTCGGACGACAAGCTCGTGGCGACGGTGACCGTACCCCCCGGTTACCAGCCGACCGAGCACGAGCTCGAGGACCTGCTCCGCAACGCCGGGGTCGTCGAGGGCGTGGACCCTGACGCGATCGCGGCCCTGGCCGCCAATCCAGCCGGCGGCGAGCACGTGCTGGCGCGCGGCGTGCTCCCGGAGCCGAGCGTGGATGCGGACATCGAGCTGCACTTCGACCCGAATCCCGTGCCGCAGCCGCGGATCGACGACGACGGCCGCGCACACTACTTCGAACTCGGGGGCATTCCGACATGCGCGGCCGGGGACATCCTCGCCCGCAAGCGGCCCGCCCGGCAGGGAGCGCCCGGCCGCACCGTCTACGGGGACTACCTGGACGCCAAGGTGCCGCGCGAGGCGCACCTGGTGGCGGGCGCCAACACGAAATTGATCGACGACGAGGCCGGCGAGGCCCTGGTCGCGGAAAGAGCCGGCCAACCCGTGCGCCGGGGCACGATGGTCATGGTCCGCGACGTGTACATCGTGCCCGGCGATCTGGATGTCTCGGTCGGCAACATCGACTACAACGGCGCCGTGGTCGTGCATGGCAAGGTAAACGAGCAACTCGTGCTGCGGGCGAAGGGCGACATCACGATCGACGGCAACGTCGAGTCGGCCACCGTGGTATGCGGGGGGGACCTCACCGTCAAGGGCGGCATCCTGCGCGAATCCAAGGTGGTCGTGAGCGGCTCCCTGCGCACCCGGTTCATCGAACGGAGCCAGGTCCAGGTCGAGCATCACGCGTTCGTCCAGGAAGACGTGCTCTTCTCGGAAGTGGAGATAGGCGGCAATCTCGAGGTCCAGTCGGGCATCGTCGGGGGCAAGTGCCAGATCGCCGGCTACGTCCGCGCCGCCTATCTCGGAAAGCGGCTAGGCACGCCGACGGCTCTCGAGGTCGGCAGCCTCGCGAAATGGAACGAGCGGCTGCAGGCTGCCGAGGCCGATCTGCACGAGGCGCAGGACGAACTGGTGAAGGCCATGGAGCCTCTCCAGGAGTTGCTCGTCCTCGAAGCCGGCGGCGGCCTCGACGACAAGGCCCGGGCCCTCAAGGAGCGCCTGGAGCGCTCCGCCGAGCAGACGCGGGCCCGCATCGCCGAGCGCCTCAAGGCCACCTTGCGGCTCAAGGGCTCGATCCAGAGCCTGCCCGTACCCAAGGTCCTCACTCCCGGCGGGGTGATTCACCCCGGTGTCCAGGTGCAGATCCGCAATGCGTACTGGAAGGCCGAGAGCACGACCAGGGCCTCGACGCTCTCGGAGCACCGCGGAGAGATCGAGGTCTACTGA